From Streptosporangium album, the proteins below share one genomic window:
- the groL gene encoding chaperonin GroEL (60 kDa chaperone family; promotes refolding of misfolded polypeptides especially under stressful conditions; forms two stacked rings of heptamers to form a barrel-shaped 14mer; ends can be capped by GroES; misfolded proteins enter the barrel where they are refolded when GroES binds) — MAAKMIAFDEDARRGLERGMNQLADAVKVTLGPKGRNVVLEKKWGAPTITNDGVSIAKEIELEDPWEKIGAELVKEVAKKTDDVAGDGTTTATVLAQALVREGLRNVAAGANPMSLKKGIEAAVERVSEELSKLAKDVETKAQIASTASISAGDPQIGEMIAEAMDKVGKEGVITVEESNTFGLELELTEGMRFDKGYISPYFVTDPERMEAVLDDAYILVVNSKISANKDLLPVLDKVVQAGKPLLIIAEDIEGEALATLVVNKIRGLFRSVAVKAPGFGDRRKAMLGDIAILTGAQVISEDLGLKLESTALDQLGRARQVIVTKDETTIVDGAGDAEQIAGRVNQIRAEIENTDSDYDREKLQERLAKLAGGVAVIKAGAATEVELKERKHRIEDAVRNAKAAVEEGIVPGGGVALLQAGAKAFDKLELTSDEATGAAIVRKALEEPLKQIAVNAGLEGGVVVEKVRNLTPGEGLNAATGEYVNMFEAGIIDPAKVTRSALQNAASIAALFLTTEAVIAEKPEKAGAAPAMPGGGDMDF; from the coding sequence ATGGCAGCCAAAATGATCGCGTTTGACGAGGACGCCCGGCGCGGTCTCGAGCGCGGTATGAACCAGCTCGCGGACGCCGTCAAGGTGACCCTCGGCCCCAAGGGCCGTAACGTCGTTCTGGAGAAGAAGTGGGGCGCCCCCACGATCACCAACGACGGTGTCTCCATCGCCAAGGAGATCGAGCTCGAGGACCCGTGGGAGAAGATCGGGGCGGAGCTCGTCAAGGAAGTCGCCAAGAAGACCGACGACGTCGCGGGCGACGGCACCACCACCGCCACCGTGCTCGCCCAGGCTCTTGTGCGTGAGGGCCTCCGCAACGTGGCCGCCGGTGCCAACCCGATGTCCCTGAAGAAGGGCATCGAGGCCGCCGTCGAGCGCGTCTCTGAGGAGCTCTCCAAGCTGGCCAAGGACGTGGAGACGAAGGCGCAGATCGCCTCCACCGCCTCCATCTCCGCGGGCGACCCGCAGATCGGCGAGATGATCGCCGAGGCGATGGACAAGGTCGGCAAGGAAGGCGTCATCACCGTCGAGGAGAGCAACACCTTCGGCCTGGAGCTTGAGCTCACCGAGGGCATGCGCTTCGACAAGGGCTACATCTCGCCCTACTTCGTCACCGACCCGGAGCGCATGGAGGCCGTCCTCGACGACGCCTACATCCTCGTGGTCAACTCGAAGATCTCCGCCAACAAGGACCTGCTCCCGGTCCTCGACAAGGTCGTGCAGGCCGGCAAGCCGCTGCTGATCATCGCCGAGGACATCGAGGGCGAGGCCCTGGCGACCCTGGTCGTCAACAAGATCCGCGGCCTCTTCCGCTCGGTCGCCGTCAAGGCCCCGGGCTTCGGTGACCGCCGCAAGGCCATGCTGGGCGACATCGCCATCCTGACCGGTGCCCAGGTCATCAGCGAGGACCTCGGCCTCAAGCTCGAGTCCACCGCGCTGGACCAGCTCGGCCGTGCCCGCCAGGTCATCGTCACCAAGGACGAGACCACCATCGTCGACGGTGCCGGCGACGCCGAGCAGATCGCCGGCCGGGTCAACCAGATCCGCGCCGAGATCGAGAACACCGACTCCGACTACGACCGCGAGAAGCTCCAGGAGCGTCTCGCCAAGCTGGCCGGCGGCGTGGCCGTCATCAAGGCCGGCGCGGCGACCGAGGTCGAGCTCAAGGAGCGCAAGCACCGCATCGAGGACGCCGTCCGCAACGCGAAGGCGGCCGTCGAGGAGGGCATCGTCCCCGGCGGTGGCGTGGCCCTGCTGCAGGCCGGCGCCAAGGCCTTCGACAAGCTGGAGCTCACCAGCGACGAGGCCACCGGTGCCGCGATCGTCCGCAAGGCGCTCGAGGAGCCGCTGAAGCAGATCGCCGTCAACGCCGGCCTCGAGGGCGGCGTCGTGGTGGAGAAGGTGCGCAACCTCACCCCCGGTGAGGGTCTGAACGCCGCCACGGGCGAGTACGTCAACATGTTCGAGGCGGGCATCATCGACCCGGCCAAGGTGACGCGTTCGGCTCTGCAGAACGCGGCGTCCATCGCGGCGCTGTTCCTCACCACCGAGGCCGTCATCGCCGAGAAGCCCGAGAAGGCCGGAGCCGCCCCCGCCATGCCGGGTGGCGGCGACATGGACTTCTAA
- a CDS encoding cold-shock protein: MAQGTVKWFNADKGYGFIAVDGGKDVFVHYSAIMMDGYRALEQGQRVEFEVTQGQKGPQAESVRAV; encoded by the coding sequence GTGGCGCAGGGCACCGTCAAATGGTTCAACGCGGACAAGGGCTACGGCTTCATCGCGGTCGACGGTGGTAAGGATGTGTTCGTCCATTACTCCGCGATCATGATGGATGGCTACCGTGCGCTCGAACAGGGCCAGCGGGTCGAGTTCGAGGTCACCCAGGGTCAGAAGGGCCCCCAGGCGGAATCCGTCCGGGCGGTCTGA
- a CDS encoding MoaD/ThiS family protein — MSVSVRIPTILRTYADGSSEVSGEGATLREVLHRLDADFPGIGARILDETGKIRRFVNVYVGDEDVRFAENLDTATPSGVQVSIIPAVAGG, encoded by the coding sequence ATGAGCGTTTCTGTGCGGATTCCGACGATTCTCCGGACTTACGCCGATGGCTCCTCGGAGGTGAGTGGAGAAGGGGCGACGCTGCGCGAGGTTCTGCATAGGCTCGACGCCGACTTCCCGGGCATCGGCGCTCGCATCCTCGACGAAACGGGCAAGATCCGGCGTTTTGTCAATGTCTATGTCGGGGATGAGGACGTCCGTTTTGCGGAGAACCTTGACACGGCCACGCCGTCCGGCGTTCAGGTCTCCATCATTCCGGCGGTCGCCGGAGGCTGA
- the thrC gene encoding threonine synthase, with protein MALASTETPTTSIDFGPAVALSCRECGARYDLGPDFACIECFGPLEIAYDFGRVTREQIAEGPANIWRYRSLLPVPADVAAKPNMNPGWTKLVDAGNLARELGLRSLHVKDDSGNPTHSFKDRVVAIAVEAARNFGFHTLSCSSTGNLAGAVTAAAARAGLDACVFIPSDLEQAKIVMASVYGGRLIGIEGTYDDVNRFCSELIGDELGDKWGFVNVNLRPYYAEGSKTLAYEIAEQLGWRIPDQIVIPVASGSQLTKIDKAFKELIALGLVEEKPYKIFGAQAEGCSPVSAAYKAGHDVIRPVKPATIAKSLAIGNPADGPYVLDIARRTGGAVEDVTDAEIVDAIRLLARTEGIFAETAGGVTVGVLRKLVASGQIDPDAETVVLNTGDGLKTLDAVADQARPTAVIRPSLDAFRTAIA; from the coding sequence ATGGCGCTCGCAAGCACTGAAACCCCCACCACCTCGATCGACTTCGGCCCCGCCGTGGCTCTGTCCTGTCGCGAGTGCGGTGCCCGCTACGACCTCGGTCCCGACTTCGCCTGTATCGAGTGTTTCGGGCCCCTGGAGATCGCCTATGACTTCGGGCGCGTGACCCGTGAGCAGATCGCCGAGGGGCCGGCCAACATCTGGCGTTACCGCTCCCTGCTGCCCGTCCCGGCGGACGTGGCCGCCAAGCCCAACATGAACCCCGGCTGGACCAAGCTCGTCGACGCCGGCAACCTCGCGCGCGAGCTGGGCCTGCGCTCGCTGCACGTCAAGGACGACTCCGGCAACCCCACGCACTCCTTCAAGGACCGTGTGGTGGCCATCGCCGTCGAGGCGGCCAGGAACTTCGGCTTCCACACCCTGTCCTGCTCCTCCACCGGCAACCTGGCCGGCGCGGTGACCGCCGCCGCCGCCCGGGCAGGGCTGGACGCCTGCGTGTTCATCCCCTCGGACCTGGAGCAGGCCAAGATCGTCATGGCGTCGGTGTACGGCGGCAGGCTGATCGGCATCGAGGGCACCTACGACGACGTCAACCGCTTCTGCTCCGAGCTCATCGGGGACGAACTGGGCGACAAGTGGGGCTTCGTCAACGTCAACCTCCGGCCCTACTACGCCGAGGGCTCCAAGACCCTGGCCTACGAGATCGCCGAGCAGCTCGGCTGGCGGATCCCCGACCAGATCGTCATCCCGGTCGCGTCCGGCTCCCAGCTCACGAAGATCGACAAGGCCTTCAAGGAGCTGATCGCGCTCGGCCTCGTCGAGGAGAAGCCGTACAAGATCTTCGGCGCCCAGGCCGAGGGGTGCTCCCCGGTCTCCGCCGCCTACAAGGCCGGCCACGACGTGATCCGCCCGGTGAAGCCCGCCACCATCGCCAAGTCGCTGGCGATCGGGAACCCGGCGGACGGCCCCTACGTGCTGGACATCGCCCGGCGCACCGGCGGCGCGGTGGAGGACGTCACCGACGCCGAGATCGTCGACGCGATCCGGCTGCTGGCCAGGACCGAGGGGATCTTCGCCGAGACCGCGGGCGGGGTCACCGTCGGCGTGCTGCGCAAGCTGGTCGCCTCGGGGCAGATCGACCCCGACGCCGAGACCGTGGTGCTCAACACCGGCGACGGTCTCAAGACCCTCGACGCGGTGGCGGACCAGGCGCGTCCCACCGCCGTCATCCGCCCGTCTCTCGACGCATTCCGTACGGCTATCGCCTAG
- a CDS encoding S1 family peptidase gives MPRRYTAVMGCVLAIAALTAAAAPAAAYSLTTDTAAAAAARKPPPGMLEALQRDLHLTRKQAQTRLLNEIRLTPTAAELRRRLGDRFGGSWFAGDLAQSLVVATTSQEDVPRIVALGARAEVVSRSLAQLNDTAKEVNAALSAHPNGRVRYIDVKINKVVILSETPAATESVIEAAELNPVAVLVVSSNERPQPLFDLVGGDAYYIGDTERCSIGFSVTKGTQNGFVSAGHCGKAGDTTAGVNQVAQGVFQASIFPGNDFSWVAVNGNWTPKPSVKNGTGGTVNVAGSTVAIEGASVCRSGSTTGWHCGTIQQQNTSVTYPQGTISGLTRTNVCAEPGDSGGSFISVDQAQGVTSGGSGDCTSGGTTYFQPVGPILTTYGLTLVTSGGVTPPTPPTPPTGVTCTGYSKTVTGALTSGRSAYQPNNLYYRSIAGGVHSGCLNGPVGTDFDLYLQKWNGRTWATVATSNGPTPNEKISYTGTAGYYRYLVAAYSGSGTYTLGYSAP, from the coding sequence ATGCCCCGCAGATACACCGCCGTCATGGGATGCGTTCTGGCGATCGCCGCTCTGACAGCGGCGGCCGCTCCGGCCGCCGCCTACTCCCTGACAACGGATACCGCGGCCGCTGCGGCCGCGCGCAAGCCGCCGCCGGGCATGCTGGAGGCGCTCCAGCGTGATCTCCACCTCACCAGGAAGCAGGCCCAGACCCGCCTGCTCAACGAGATCCGCCTGACACCCACCGCGGCGGAACTCCGCAGAAGACTCGGTGACCGTTTTGGCGGCTCCTGGTTCGCGGGAGACCTCGCGCAGTCCCTCGTGGTCGCCACCACCAGCCAAGAGGACGTTCCCCGGATCGTCGCTCTGGGGGCCCGAGCCGAGGTCGTCAGCCGGTCGCTGGCGCAACTCAACGACACGGCCAAAGAGGTCAACGCGGCGCTGTCCGCTCACCCCAACGGGCGGGTGCGCTACATCGACGTGAAAATCAACAAGGTCGTCATCCTGTCCGAGACGCCTGCGGCAACCGAGTCCGTCATCGAGGCCGCCGAGCTGAACCCGGTCGCGGTGCTGGTGGTGTCGTCCAATGAGCGACCCCAGCCCCTCTTCGATCTGGTGGGAGGCGACGCTTACTACATCGGCGACACGGAACGATGCTCGATCGGTTTCTCGGTGACGAAGGGGACCCAGAACGGCTTCGTCAGCGCCGGCCACTGCGGTAAGGCGGGTGACACCACGGCCGGCGTCAACCAGGTCGCCCAGGGAGTCTTCCAGGCGTCGATCTTCCCGGGCAACGACTTCTCCTGGGTCGCGGTGAACGGCAACTGGACGCCCAAACCATCGGTGAAGAACGGCACGGGCGGCACGGTGAACGTCGCCGGCTCCACTGTGGCCATCGAAGGGGCGTCGGTCTGCCGGTCCGGTTCGACCACCGGCTGGCACTGCGGCACCATCCAGCAGCAGAACACCAGCGTGACCTATCCGCAGGGCACCATCTCCGGACTGACCCGGACCAACGTCTGCGCCGAACCAGGTGACTCCGGTGGCTCCTTCATCTCCGTCGACCAGGCCCAGGGGGTCACCTCCGGTGGCTCCGGCGACTGCACCTCGGGTGGCACCACCTACTTCCAGCCGGTCGGCCCGATCCTCACCACCTACGGCCTGACCCTGGTGACCAGCGGCGGCGTCACTCCGCCGACGCCGCCAACCCCGCCGACCGGCGTCACCTGTACCGGCTACTCCAAGACCGTCACCGGCGCCCTGACCAGCGGCCGATCCGCCTATCAGCCGAACAACCTGTACTACCGGTCGATCGCCGGCGGTGTTCACTCCGGCTGCCTGAACGGCCCCGTCGGCACCGACTTCGACCTCTACCTGCAGAAGTGGAACGGCCGGACCTGGGCCACCGTCGCCACCTCCAACGGCCCGACCCCCAACGAGAAGATCAGCTACACCGGCACCGCCGGCTACTACCGCTACCTCGTGGCCGCCTACAGCGGCTCCGGCACCTACACCCTGGGATACAGCGCGCCGTAG
- a CDS encoding S1 family peptidase, whose translation MPRRYTAVMGCVLAIAALTAAAAPAAAYSLTADTAAAVAARKPPPGMVEALQRDLNLSKEQAQTRLLNEIRLAGVEAQLREKLGGRFGGSWFVGTVAQTLVVATTDPADLPQIIATGARGEVVKRPLTELNEALETVNTSLPATGGKVRYIDVKNNRIVILTADPLATEDLIEASGVNTTLVQAVQSTEQPRLLSDLVGGNAYYIGVTARCSIGFAVTHGDQNGFVSAGHCGTAGKVTTGFNRAAQGVFQASTFPGNDFSWVAVNSNWTPRPWVDNGTDGTVNVAGSRAAIEGASVCRSGSTTGWHCGTVRQRNTSVTYAQGTISGLTRTNVCAEPGDSGGSFISVDQAQGVTSGGSGDCSAGGVTYFQPVNPILSAYGLTLTVIPNPPITGANPCTGYPNTITGTLTAGKSVNQPNDRYYTTITRSVHSACLDATDVTDFDLYLQKWNGRSWVTVATADSPYPDEKITYTGTAGFYRYRVTAASGSGPYSLGHKAA comes from the coding sequence ATGCCCCGCAGATACACCGCCGTCATGGGATGCGTTCTGGCGATCGCCGCCCTGACAGCGGCGGCCGCTCCGGCCGCCGCCTACTCCCTGACCGCGGATACCGCGGCCGCTGTGGCCGCGCGCAAGCCGCCGCCGGGCATGGTGGAGGCGCTTCAGCGTGATCTCAATCTCAGCAAGGAGCAGGCCCAGACCCGCCTGCTCAACGAGATCCGCCTGGCCGGGGTCGAGGCGCAGCTCCGCGAGAAGCTCGGTGGCCGTTTTGGCGGTTCCTGGTTCGTGGGAACCGTCGCGCAGACCCTCGTGGTCGCCACCACCGACCCCGCCGACCTCCCCCAGATCATCGCCACCGGCGCCCGGGGTGAGGTCGTCAAGCGGCCGCTTACCGAACTCAACGAGGCGTTGGAAACGGTCAACACCTCCCTGCCGGCGACCGGGGGGAAGGTGCGCTACATCGACGTGAAGAACAACAGGATCGTCATCCTCACAGCAGATCCCCTGGCAACCGAGGATCTCATCGAGGCCAGTGGCGTGAACACGACCCTGGTGCAGGCGGTGCAGTCCACCGAGCAACCCCGGCTCCTCTCCGACCTGGTGGGCGGTAACGCTTACTACATCGGCGTCACTGCTCGCTGCTCGATCGGTTTCGCGGTGACCCACGGCGACCAGAACGGTTTCGTCAGCGCCGGTCACTGCGGCACGGCGGGCAAAGTCACGACCGGTTTCAACCGGGCCGCGCAGGGTGTCTTCCAGGCGTCGACCTTCCCGGGCAACGACTTCTCCTGGGTCGCGGTGAACAGCAACTGGACCCCCAGGCCGTGGGTGGACAACGGCACGGACGGCACGGTGAACGTCGCCGGTTCCAGGGCGGCCATCGAGGGGGCGTCGGTCTGCCGGTCGGGCTCCACCACCGGCTGGCACTGCGGCACCGTCCGGCAGCGCAACACCAGCGTCACCTATGCCCAGGGCACCATCTCCGGGCTGACCCGGACCAATGTCTGCGCCGAGCCCGGCGACTCCGGTGGCTCCTTCATCTCGGTGGACCAGGCGCAGGGAGTCACCTCCGGCGGCTCCGGCGACTGCAGCGCGGGGGGAGTCACCTACTTCCAGCCGGTCAACCCGATCCTCTCGGCCTACGGCCTGACCCTGACGGTCATCCCCAACCCGCCGATCACGGGCGCGAACCCGTGCACCGGCTACCCGAACACCATCACCGGCACGCTGACCGCGGGCAAGTCGGTCAATCAGCCGAACGACCGTTACTACACAACGATTACCAGGAGCGTCCACTCCGCCTGCCTGGACGCCACCGATGTCACTGATTTCGATCTCTATCTGCAGAAGTGGAACGGCCGGAGCTGGGTCACCGTCGCCACCGCCGACAGCCCCTATCCCGACGAGAAGATCACCTACACCGGTACGGCCGGCTTCTACCGCTACCGTGTGACCGCCGCCAGCGGCTCCGGCCCTTACAGCCTGGGGCACAAGGCGGCGTGA
- a CDS encoding S1 family peptidase gives MPRRYTAVMGCVLAIAALTAAAAPAAAYSLTADTAAAVAARKPPPGMVEALQRDLHLSKEQAQTRLLDEIRLTGVEAQLRRRLGDRFGGSWFVGTVAQTLVVATTDPADVPRIVAAGARGEVVSRSLAQLNATLDKVDAILSAHSNGLVRYVNVRTNKVIVLSDAPAATEAVIEASDVDMVAVRVLSSIERPQPLSDLVGGDPYYVGSTTRCSIGFAVLHGAQNGFVSAGHCGKAGDTTAGVNQAAQGVFQASTFPVGDFSWISVNGDWTPRPWVDNGSGGTVDVAGSRAAIEGASVCRSGSATGWHCGTVQQRNTSVTYAQGTISGLTRTNVCAEPGDSGGSFISVDQAQGVTSGGSGDCNAGGVAYFQPVNPILTTYGLSLVTIAGNPPPPSTGTCTGYPHTAEGALASGRSVYQPNNQYYRSTADGAHVACLDGVDGVDFDLYLQKWNGRSWVTVAASESPNPDEKINYTGAAGYYRYRVTSFSHSGPYLLGYKAP, from the coding sequence ATGCCCCGCAGATACACCGCCGTCATGGGATGCGTTCTGGCGATCGCCGCCCTGACAGCGGCGGCCGCTCCGGCCGCCGCCTACTCCCTGACCGCGGATACCGCGGCCGCTGTGGCCGCGCGGAAACCGCCGCCGGGCATGGTGGAGGCGCTTCAGCGTGATCTCCACCTCAGCAAGGAGCAGGCCCAGACCCGTCTGCTCGACGAGATCCGCCTGACCGGGGTCGAGGCGCAGCTCCGCAGAAGACTCGGTGACCGTTTTGGCGGTTCCTGGTTCGTGGGAACCGTCGCGCAGACCCTCGTGGTCGCCACCACCGACCCCGCCGACGTTCCCCGGATCGTTGCCGCGGGAGCCCGGGGTGAGGTCGTCAGCCGGTCGCTGGCACAACTCAACGCGACACTCGACAAGGTCGACGCGATCCTGTCCGCCCATTCGAACGGGCTGGTGCGCTACGTCAACGTGAGGACAAACAAGGTCATCGTCCTGTCTGACGCGCCCGCGGCGACCGAGGCCGTCATCGAGGCCTCCGACGTGGATATGGTCGCGGTGCGGGTGCTGTCGTCCATCGAACGGCCTCAGCCCCTCTCCGACCTGGTGGGCGGCGACCCCTACTACGTCGGCAGCACGACCCGCTGCTCGATCGGGTTCGCCGTGCTCCACGGCGCCCAGAACGGTTTCGTCAGCGCCGGTCACTGCGGTAAGGCGGGTGACACCACGGCCGGCGTCAACCAGGCCGCGCAGGGAGTCTTCCAGGCGTCGACCTTCCCGGTCGGTGACTTCTCCTGGATCAGTGTCAACGGCGACTGGACCCCCAGGCCGTGGGTGGACAACGGCAGCGGCGGCACCGTTGACGTCGCCGGTTCCAGGGCGGCCATCGAGGGGGCGTCGGTCTGCCGGTCGGGCTCCGCCACCGGCTGGCACTGCGGCACCGTCCAGCAGCGCAACACCAGCGTCACCTATGCCCAGGGCACCATCTCCGGGCTGACCCGGACCAATGTCTGCGCCGAACCCGGTGACTCCGGTGGCTCCTTCATCTCGGTGGACCAGGCGCAGGGAGTCACCTCCGGCGGCTCCGGCGACTGCAACGCAGGGGGAGTCGCCTACTTCCAGCCGGTCAACCCGATCCTCACGACCTACGGCCTGAGCCTGGTGACCATCGCAGGCAATCCTCCGCCGCCGAGCACGGGCACCTGCACCGGCTACCCGCACACCGCCGAGGGCGCGCTGGCCAGCGGCCGATCCGTCTACCAGCCGAACAACCAGTACTACCGGTCGACCGCCGACGGCGCTCACGTCGCCTGCCTGGACGGCGTCGACGGCGTCGACTTCGACCTCTACCTGCAGAAGTGGAACGGCCGGAGCTGGGTCACCGTCGCCGCCTCCGAGAGCCCGAACCCCGATGAGAAGATCAACTACACCGGTGCGGCCGGCTACTACCGTTACCGCGTCACCTCCTTCAGCCACTCCGGTCCCTACCTCCTGGGCTACAAGGCACCGTGA
- a CDS encoding RNA polymerase sigma factor, whose translation MALDETTEELARVAAQGDHRALGELLRRIEPDVLRHCGRILPYRQDAEEACQDTLLAVARNIGRFEGRARFTTWLHIVTANCARTTYRSLKRRAAEQTSDELPLQKPDVARVSVIAGSRLDLLDAMEALEADKPELAQALVLRDICQLDYNEVAEQLGIPLGTAKSRIHQARKYVQGALGDAYGF comes from the coding sequence ATGGCGCTGGACGAGACGACCGAGGAACTGGCTCGGGTGGCCGCCCAAGGCGATCATCGCGCGCTGGGCGAGTTGCTGAGGCGGATCGAGCCGGATGTCCTGCGACATTGTGGACGGATCCTTCCCTACCGGCAGGACGCCGAGGAGGCGTGCCAGGACACGTTGCTGGCGGTGGCCCGCAACATCGGCCGCTTCGAGGGTCGTGCCCGTTTCACCACCTGGCTGCACATCGTGACGGCCAACTGCGCCCGCACCACCTACCGCTCGCTGAAGCGGCGCGCGGCCGAGCAGACCTCCGACGAGCTGCCCCTGCAGAAGCCCGACGTCGCCCGGGTGAGTGTGATCGCCGGTTCCCGGCTGGACCTGCTCGACGCGATGGAGGCGCTGGAGGCCGACAAGCCCGAGCTGGCCCAGGCGCTGGTGCTCCGCGACATCTGCCAGCTCGACTACAACGAGGTGGCCGAGCAGCTCGGCATCCCGCTCGGCACCGCCAAGTCGCGCATCCACCAGGCGCGCAAATACGTCCAGGGCGCGCTGGGCGACGCCTACGGGTTCTGA
- a CDS encoding alpha,alpha-trehalose-phosphate synthase (UDP-forming), producing the protein MNAVLVASNRGPVSFTLSEDGSLSMRRGGGGLVSGLAEVAKDLDMLWVCAALSDGDRSAVRLTSGGRLDHSGYDTGAVRMLDIPPTIFHRAYNAVANSTLWFINHLLYDTPNSPQFDARFRREWESYRAYNEAFAMALAEEAAHGAKVMVQDYHLALVPAMLRSERPDLRVAHFSHTPWAPPEYFHLLPDDVTVELLEGILGADHAGFLTARWAGAFMDCCEAVLGAEVDRVGRTVTHAGRTTHIGVHSLGVDGEALCARASEPDVESHMAALRDQVGDRRLIVRIDRTELSKNIVRGLAAYREFLAAHPEWHGRVVHLAFAYPSRHDLPEYREYTAAVQRCAKEIEDQYATEDWAPVILNVNDDYPRSLAAYRLADVLLVNPIRDGMNLVAKEGPILSPRSALVLSREAGAAAELGEHALLVNPYDVSATATALYEALVMPEEERARRGALLAAAATALPPRRWFSDQLAALGDH; encoded by the coding sequence ATGAACGCCGTCCTGGTGGCCTCCAACCGAGGCCCCGTCTCCTTCACCCTCTCCGAAGACGGTTCCCTGAGCATGCGCCGGGGAGGTGGCGGCCTGGTGTCCGGTCTGGCCGAGGTGGCCAAAGACCTCGACATGCTCTGGGTCTGCGCCGCGCTGTCCGACGGCGACCGCAGTGCCGTACGGCTGACGTCCGGTGGCCGGCTCGACCACTCCGGCTACGACACCGGGGCGGTGCGGATGCTCGACATCCCTCCGACGATCTTCCACCGGGCCTACAACGCGGTGGCGAACTCCACCCTCTGGTTCATCAACCACCTCCTCTACGACACCCCCAACAGCCCGCAGTTCGATGCCAGGTTCCGTCGTGAGTGGGAGTCCTACCGGGCCTACAACGAGGCGTTCGCGATGGCGCTGGCCGAGGAGGCCGCGCACGGGGCGAAGGTGATGGTGCAGGACTACCACCTGGCTCTCGTCCCGGCCATGCTGCGCAGCGAGCGGCCCGACCTGCGGGTGGCCCACTTCTCGCACACCCCGTGGGCGCCGCCGGAGTATTTCCACCTGCTCCCCGACGACGTCACCGTCGAGCTGCTCGAAGGCATCCTGGGCGCCGACCACGCGGGGTTCCTGACCGCGCGCTGGGCCGGGGCGTTCATGGACTGCTGCGAGGCGGTGCTCGGAGCCGAGGTGGACCGGGTGGGCCGTACGGTCACCCACGCGGGGCGGACCACCCACATCGGCGTGCACAGTCTCGGAGTGGACGGCGAGGCGCTCTGCGCGCGGGCCTCCGAACCCGACGTGGAGTCGCACATGGCCGCCCTGCGCGACCAGGTCGGCGACCGCAGGCTGATCGTACGGATCGACCGGACCGAGCTGTCGAAGAACATCGTCCGGGGCCTGGCCGCCTACCGGGAATTCCTGGCGGCCCACCCCGAGTGGCACGGCAGGGTCGTGCACCTCGCCTTCGCCTATCCCTCCCGGCACGATCTGCCCGAATACCGCGAGTACACCGCGGCGGTGCAGCGCTGCGCCAAGGAGATCGAGGACCAGTACGCCACGGAGGACTGGGCTCCGGTGATCCTCAACGTGAACGACGACTACCCGCGTTCGCTGGCCGCCTACCGGCTGGCCGACGTGCTGCTGGTCAATCCGATCCGCGACGGCATGAACCTGGTGGCCAAGGAGGGCCCCATCCTGTCTCCGCGCAGCGCGCTGGTGCTGTCTCGCGAGGCGGGTGCCGCCGCCGAGCTGGGCGAGCACGCGCTCCTGGTCAACCCCTACGACGTCTCCGCCACGGCCACCGCCCTCTACGAGGCGCTGGTCATGCCCGAGGAGGAGCGTGCCCGCAGGGGCGCCCTCCTGGCCGCCGCCGCCACGGCGCTCCCCCCACGGCGCTGGTTCTCCGACCAGCTCGCCGCCCTCGGCGACCACTGA